aaataaaccATACAAATCGTGAATATCTTTtatacaaaaatatataaaattcattttttttaaatggCATATGAATTTCTTGTATGTTGGCCATTAGTGGTTAATATTTGTGTAGTGACAAATCCATGCAATTCAACCACCCAGTTTCTCCATACTTGTCAACGTACTTATGCTGCAGAAACAAAATACATATTATAATAGTAGCAAAATTTATCAGTTTcctgtttttattttttaaaattttatttaaaaattttaagCCAACTAAATTCATTTTAGAGGTTTAAAAAGTTACTCTCGCACGTCACTTGAAACAATAACTCAAGAAGTATATACACTAACCTTTGTAGAAACTTCGATGATAGTACTCAAGCCTTCAACCAATAATCTCGATTCCTGTAAATGCCATAAGATAACTAATCAGCCATAAAAACATAAGCTTTTGATTACCGTGTTAAGAGATCATGATATTCATGGCAATAAACGCTAATAAAAATTGTGTGATAGTAATTGACAATCACATTAAATCAACGTACAATTAGATGAAAGATTTCATAAAATCAATGACAAATATAGTACAACCATcacaaataaataataaattaaaagtaataaattaaataaaagaaTTTATAAAAGCAACAAACTAACAACGTGATGCGTGCAATTATGAGGTTTTGGTACCTAATGTGATCAATATATATAGGTGAAGTATCCTTTACCTCTTAGAATTCTATTCTTCAAGGTAGGATATACTTTAGTTAAATTCTTAATATTTATCTCAATGTTATCTCAGTTTAACTAAAATTCTACCgtatttataaaataattaaaaattgCTCGAAAGTAATTCATTAAACTTGGACTTtttataatcgctcgaaaaaagcttcatttattaatatagatagatattgattgtgaggtaaaatggtatccgtcacaagcttgtgacggatatgtcatgtcttcaatgagaatttgtgatatatTAGAAATCACTCACtttaaactcggattatcttatGATCCTACGATCCAAGAAGTGGAGACCGATACCAATCCTAGGTAGGATCATAATTctgtaggatcttacgattcaaCCTGTCTCAAATTATTCTAGTGTAGAATCTTTACCCGATTCTATGATCCCACGATTATACGATCCGATTCTACACTAgtaacattttcatttttttggttACCCGAATTTTATATATAACTTTAAGATAAAATAAGATAATAGTGTGTTGAGATTTAAATACGAGATTTCAACATATTCTGCTAACATAATTATgtattttagttaattagtaggatcttacgattctacaATCCGATCCTACTGATTCGATCTTAATAATCTCATCGATCCAAATTAGGATCCCGATTCTAACAACATTGGGTGGGAATGATTCGGTTGGACTTGGATATATAGTTTTGGAGAAGAAATCAATGAAAGGTTAATCAATCATTCAAAGCAAAAGTGACTGCTAGTTGAAATATATGTTGCTCATTATGAAAAAGTTGCTCAAGAGGAGGACGACTAGGACAATTTTTGACATACTTAAAGAAACATTTGTTATCAGCCTAAACTGTAAAGGTAAGTGCGAAGAAATTTCTACGGGAGCGAGCCCATATATAGGCAGCTTGAGCAAGTCGTTTAAGGAGATGTTAATAGCAATTTAACTCCCTAACCATCGATAGAAAGGTTGTATAAGAGGGAGCACGTGTCAAAGAATCGATGGGACATCtatctatataataacataaaaaggcTTCTTGAGCTTCTATTAAAGCGACACATCAGCTCATTTTGTACTTGCCACCTATCACTAGCTATCCTACACGACATATCTATACCGAGAAGAAAAAGTGGTCGGtaataaacaaaagaaaaagtaATAAATGTTGTAATCCTCATCTTCAAGGCTCCTCGTATACCTCTACAACTATTTATTGATAAATTCAATTAACCCTCCATTACTAAATGCCCAATTAAAGCTAATAACTTTTAgacgttaacaagggagatgaaGAGGGACTCACGATGAATTTTATTGTTGTTCCTCTTTCTTATAAACACCAATCTCTACACAACAAAAATCGAACACCGTCAATAATAGTGAGTTTTTTCCCACTACTCTAATAGtttaatttttttgttgtttttattttattgatAGTTTGTACTTTGTAGGCATTTCATTGCTACTACTAATTAGCCTTTAGATGGGCTATCTGACATTATTTTTATTCACAATTGTTACTGAAATTTTTTGTTTGACTGTTTTAATAGCTTCACGTTGGATTCGGCGACAAATAAGGATGGTGCTATTAGGAAGATTGTAATTTCAGTGGCAACATTAATTTGTTAATACCCAGGACACTTTCTTGCCTATGTTTCTCCGTATTGATCATATGAATTTTGTTGTACATAAGGTGTTCGATCAAAGTCCTTAGATTAAATAGAATGATGGTACATATATTTTGAAAAGACATTGTTAGTCGTTTGATTCAGTAGCTTCTTTCGCATTACACCTTTGAGCGCGTCTTTCACGTTGCACTTTTGCCCTTCCTCTTATGATTTAGTAAATTGTTTTCAGGACTTGCTTTGCTTCTAATTGTAACTGAAGTTAACTGTGTCGGGTTATAGGAATTAATATAGTTTTTTGTAAAATGCTTATTATGCTCTAGATATTTCTAATCTGGGAAAAATGCGCTTTTGGTGACTGTTTAACTAAGAATTCAATGACCAAGATGGTTATTGAGTTTTTGGTTATAAAGAATTCTTATTTCAAAGAAATGTAATCAATATCTCAGTTATATATATTTCGTGAAGTTCATCGTGATCTTGTGTTTGTTGGATGAATATTACGGAGTATTATTCTATTTCATTCATctaaatcatttgtttacctttttacgGCTTAACAAAGGATTGAGGTATATGGAGTATCTATATCAACCTTCCAATTTTGGAAACCCCCAAAGTTTGGTCTGTATGAACTCAAATATCATCCATCCATATATTTGTATATTTTGGACGACATGTATGAGACAAGATAACATTATGGAGAAGTTTCGCAAGAAATTGCCTCATTTCGATTGAGATTATAGGCCTCATTACTATTGTTACTCTGAAGTGAGATTATTGTCTTACTTTTGTATTCTGGATCTCCTGACTAAATATCTTCATTTTTAAATTTCTTTTGTAGGACTCCGTTAGTTTGGAGGATAAATCAAACTTCGTTTCTCTACATGTAGTCGTCCTCGCTAGAGAGTACAATAACTACAGAAAAAATTGCTAAGAATCCCAGTTCTCATATTTTGTACATTAATGCTAATTTATACCTCTTTTATTTAGCTTATATTTATAGGAACTTCCATGAGTGTTCTTACTAAGTAATTCATAAAAAAGATCCCTAAATTAGGAAATTTAGGGAGAGATAATTTTTCACcaagtttttttttcttggtaCATATGGGGGCCGAACCCCGAAATTAACTTGCTATTACACGAGGGATAGCAACCCCAAAAATGTCTTCACGAAGGATTGTTCGAAGCTCAGGAGGAGGGTTGTCCAGAATAGTAGGTTGTATCTCAGAATTGACTCCTCGATTGGCGAGCCAATCTGCAGCACGATTCGATTCTCGATAAGTATGTTCTAGCTTAATAAGGCCTCTCCTTTCTCGTATTAGATCATTGCATCTCTTTACCAATGGCCTAAGATCATTACTAAGAAGTTGCTCCTCCAAGACTAATTGAATGCAAGTTTTGTTATCCATGTGAATGAGTAATTTTCCGACTCCAATTTGCTTAGCTCTTTCCAGCCCGGATAGCAATGCTAAAAGTTCAGCTCCCATAGAAGAACAATAACCCGAAGAGAAGTAGAACGCCGAGATAAAATTGCCCGTTTCGTCTCGAAATACTCCACCACTTCCAGCCGGACCCGGGTTTCCCTTCGACGCACCATCCATATTAAGTAAATACCAACCATTCGGTGGTGGGAGCCATCGAATATAGACTTCCCTGCTACTTGTACCACGGCTTGGGATGAACAATGATAATTTGTCAAAGGATTTCTTGCACAAATCAAATTGGTTAAATAAGAACTCTCGAGGGAAGGTAGGATTTTCTTCATCACGGCCAAACACCACATTATTCCTCCATCTCCACAACCACCAACACGTAATTGCAAGACACAAAGACCAATCATGGGGTGCGTTCGAGTAGTTGTTACTCGCATTATTCACCAGCCAATCATTAAAATTTTCAGTAAAGAAGGAAGGGGAGAGAGCCATACCACCCACCTGACTACATATTGCCAACGAGACTTGGCATGAACGCAAGAGATGGTCTGTGGTCTCTTCTTCGGCGGAACAACGAGGATATATTGGGTCGTCCCCCATATTTCTATGAACTCGGTTAACATTAGCCATAAGACGTTCATGGGCAGCTAGCCATAGGAACATTCTAACTCGCTGTTGGACAGGAAGGTGCCAAATAACCCGCCAAATAGGAGAGTCGGGTACAGAGGATAAATCCTGTCCTTTAATAAAACCAAGCGCGGATTTAATAGAAAATTTACACGAAGATGTACCTCTCCAATATACCATATTTTTCACCAAGTGATAATTAAGAGATTGTTCTTTCGTACATTTTTATGTATTTCACGTAACCTCTTTATCATTGATCGTGATAAGGCAATTTAAAGAGCTTATTACTTTTCATATGTTACCGAAATATCATAATTCGACTCTTATGAGAATTATGTACAAATAGTTGATGAATGTAATAAAAAAAACTTCCTAAATCTCtcttttcggaaaaaaaaaaatacaatcaaCTATTAGGAACATATGTGTCAATACACCAAAATACATCTCAATCTAACAACACAATATTCACTAAAATGGTTCCAATGAATCTCATTTTAATGTCACATAATGAAACTAATAGGTTAGTAGAGATTATAATCGACATAAATATTGATTAGGAAAAACCTAATAATAGAAATCAAGCAATTTAGAATAGtaattatattacaaaaattgtTTGACAATATTTAAATAGatccgtgcattgcacgggttaCAAAACTAGTTGAATATTTCAAAACGTCGATCATAATTTGTTTGACATTATAATCGTTGTTGAATTGGGGTTTATCGGCGTAATAATCCTTGTTAAACTGCGAACCTTAACTGTTATCCGGAGtgaataaataattaaaaaatacgTTACCACTAACCAGGATCGTCGTCAGGATTCATTTTTAATAAAACAATAAACATATTAGAgcgatattttttttaaaaagataAGGGCAAACTAGGAATAAATGAAAATTTAAGAGACGTGATAGCAGATCTCAAAAGTAATGACTAAATCTGACGAGAAAGCTAATGAGATAATGTATACTGTCTttgggggtgtttggtaaacggcggatTGGTAAATTTCAACATATTCAAGACTTTTAACATGTTTGACTTAACAATTTACTGATTAgagtgtttggtaaatgacatattgaaaCAGTAGATTGTAGCTTTTATCTACTGTTTGTTTTCCAATATGCGGCTCCCCAGtatattcacattagtagattgtgaaaAATGAATATGTCAGCCATTTACATatagatacaacaatctattaaaCATAAATCCGCTGATTAACACTTCTTACtaatctgctaattgaaatatactagtcaaacttGTCGATCAAATctaacatttataatttaattgacCAATTTACTTTTGTTATTATTAATAAGCTAAGTACTAAACATGACCAAATTATCTCAAAAGTAATGACTAAATCTACCGAACTGGAGGAGTAACTAAGTATGAAAACTTAATCTTTAAAAGACCTCAAATGACACCCACAAATAAGCTAATTCCAAATAAGCTTATCCATTCTGGAAAAAAGTTGGCAAAAATCTGTTATTCCCAAATCCCAACCAACGCCAAAGAACTCTTAAACAAGAACCAAGATAATGGCAGCACCATTGGCGCCATTATCACCACCATCATCACTCGACCACTCTTTCCGGAACTTGACAACCCTCTTCCCTCGCCCTCTCAAACCCACCCACTTCATCCCCAaagcatcctcctcctcctccgatCCAGACCCGGAACCACAACCCGACCCTAAACAACCCACCTCCTCTACCAACGAGGACCCATTCGAGTCCCGCCTTGCACAAGTCCGGCTCAGGTACCGCTCAGGAACGGGGAAGAAAGCCGAAATCAGGAAGGAAAAGAAAGTAAAGCGGGGTTCAGAATCCGGGTCGGGTAGTGCTAAACCCGGGGGAGTATTACTCCCACCTGTCCCGCTAAAGGAACCAGTGTCGGGAGGAGTGAAGGTGGAATTCGGGTTCAGCCCTTATTCGGAACGGGTAAATGGGAGGCTAGCGGGTTTGGGTTTGGTGGCGTTGTTGTTGGTGGAAGTGGCTACTGGGAAGAGTGTGATAAACTATCATACGCCTGCGATTGTATTTATTCAGCTTTATTTTATGGCTGCAATGTGTGCAGTGTTCTTGAAGTATGAGAAGGAGAAGGTTAGTGTCTGGCCTTTCGGTGATGCTTCTAATTCCACTGCTGCTAATAATGATGTCTGAACTTGGCCGCGACTGCTTGTTGGTTTTCTTGAATTCCTGTGTTTTTTTCTTTCTAATGTATGTATTTGAATATGTGATTATTCAATAGAATTCTCAAGAGTTTAATTCTAAGTAACTATCTTAGACGTTTGcttacatttctttttttttgcaCAAAGATCAAGCAAGGAAATAATTTAAAACTATTATTAATAGAAGACAAGTGGATTAAGTTTTATGTGGAATCAGATCACTTATTAAAGATTGGCAATATATAATGATgaacaactaaataaaaatggtaAACAAATAATCAGGTGTTCTGTTAGAAACTTGAGCTAGAGATTGATTGATTATACTCGTAGTGACTAAGGTCGAAAAATTTGAAAAAGAGTCGGGACATCAATTTATTCTTATTTGTCGTGCCTACTGTGCTAGTGCTGGCTATTCACTCTATTCCCGAGTAAACAATAGTAAAAGGACCAAAACTATTGTGTTTTGAAGGTTTAAGGACCTCAATTATTTTTAGGGAGGTTTAAGGACCTATGAATGACAAAGATGCTAGGAATACACGGGGTGTACAAGGCCTTTGTACACAGGCCACTCCCAACATGACACGTGTAAAGGTTGAAAAAGATTCCATTTTTCACTATGGAGGGAAAGTAGGAGGGAAACTTTCAGTTTATGGGATGGAAAAATTTGGTTAGGAGGGAAAATTAGAGGAGATTTTTTGCAGAaaatatcaaaatattttttatgTCAAtaatattattatcatatattataatTAAATCATACTTTATAATACTCCAATTTTATGCTTGTACATTTGGATTTATGTTTACACTTTTTATGTTCCCATTCCATTTTTCCCACCCCACTCCTAACACCGCCCCAACTCAATCACTCAACGACCACCTAATGTCGCCGACGACCACCACCATAACCCCCGGCCCCACTGCCGATTAAACATTGTCTCATTTACCCATAACCACCAAATACCACCGATGACCGCCATCGGAGCCCCACGACCACCCAACAACAACTGCAATATTATGGAAACACGAATTGACCAACAACAAGAGCAAAGGATTCCGTCTGAATCAAGTTGGTAAAAAGTATTAGGGTATTATTCTTAGTGTGAATTTAAGTTTAATTAACTTGATTTTAATTCATTTAAAATCAATAATGTTTAATAAAGTAAAGATTTGAAAAGTCCAATTAAGTTTAATTTTTGACAACCTCTAAAAATTGCATATAATTATTGAAAATAGGCATCCTAATATTCTCAAATCTGGGAATCAAACTCAAAATGTAGTTTCATTGGACTGGAGTGTTGATATTGATTTCTTTGATAAATTgaacacaaaaaaacaacaagAAATGCAAATTTGTTTGATATAACACATATGTATATTCATAGCAAATGTCAAAATCATGACAACAAAATGAACTAAAACTGGGTTTGAATTACATAGTTATGATTTATGAAGAGAGAATAATAAGAGGAGTCTGAATCCAAAAAcaattccgactctgactccgacccCAATCCCATCGAAAAGAAAATCCAATAATGCAAATCATAATACACACGCCCAGGCACTACACAGACATACCCTAATCCGACAACCCCCGAAATCATACAAGGAATTTCTCGGTTTAATTGCCGCCGCAATCCACGGGCTGTCGAAGATGAGCACAATCCACGGTCGGTGTTGGGGTCGAAAACAAAGCGGTTGAGATAAACAAATTGGACGAGCTGGAGGCGGTTGCGGTAGTATTAGCGGAGGAAGATGAGGGTATGGTGGGGAGAATGGCGGTGAGTCGGTGACTTGGAGAATAGGAGAGCAATGTTGGCAGGTGGATTTGGTGTTGATGGATTGAAGAAGTTTGGGGTATCCTCCAACTATTTGTATCACGGACAGATTTTTTTCACATGGTCTCCTATGTTTAGTATCATTACATATCGTCTCTCGTATCATGCAAATAAAATTTGTATCACGGACCCAGATTTTTGTTGAGtaaaaaatactccgtattattcttcgttaaattaacttaatttacTAAGTTAATTTTAGTTCTTTTAAATTCAATAAAGTTTAACAAAGTTAAGATTTGAAAATTCAAATAAAGTTTATTTTTAACTTCTTCTAAATTTACTTAACTCAATCTAATTTAGTTAAATTGAGTTGAATACAAATAAATTAGCTTTAGTATTAGATATTTATATTATTTGGAAAACATATTATAAGTATTAGAGAATATTATATTATAGGTAAAATATCATTAGGAATATAATATAATATTCTCTAATACTTATAATATATTtttctaataataaaaatatCTCTAATATAATGCCCCTCATATAATATCTCTAATATTTAGTTAACTTCAATTTGTTTAGATGTTAGGAAGATTCCCAAAAACTTTAGAGAAACGGTTTCTCAAAAACGTTATTGAAATACCTCTCACATGATgagtaggggtgagcaaaaccggaTATCGGATACGGTTTTCGAAATCATATCGGATATCCGTTTTTAAAATCTCACATTTTAGTAtccttatccgatacggtttttccGTATATACGAAAACCGTGTATCTGGTTTTTCCGTATATACGGAAACCGTATATCCGGTATTCAATTCAGTTTTTTTCACCTGAAAAGAACATAGcctaatagtttttttttttttttttttttttttggcagctgtaaaaaCAAGATTCATACAGATGACATttgactcatttggtcaaatgTACTTATTTTACTAAAACTATAAACAGGAACAAGAAGGAAGCTACATCGGGTAACATAAATACAATCAAAATTTAACTTAGGTTAAGTTACGTTTAGTTTCATTCAGTTTTGTTAAACTAACTAtagttaagttaagttatttttattTAACTTTAATTAAGGCAattttaatcaaattaactcaTACTTTAGTTCAACtt
The Silene latifolia isolate original U9 population chromosome 11, ASM4854445v1, whole genome shotgun sequence genome window above contains:
- the LOC141611953 gene encoding uncharacterized protein LOC141611953, whose amino-acid sequence is MAAPLAPLSPPSSLDHSFRNLTTLFPRPLKPTHFIPKASSSSSDPDPEPQPDPKQPTSSTNEDPFESRLAQVRLRYRSGTGKKAEIRKEKKVKRGSESGSGSAKPGGVLLPPVPLKEPVSGGVKVEFGFSPYSERVNGRLAGLGLVALLLVEVATGKSVINYHTPAIVFIQLYFMAAMCAVFLKYEKEKVSVWPFGDASNSTAANNDV